In Aspergillus fumigatus Af293 chromosome 4, whole genome shotgun sequence, one genomic interval encodes:
- a CDS encoding acyltransferase family protein codes for MLLIDKDTRPSPAIHDIPLDDLESGPYGSKSSFNWTNLSDYTPSRVLTRPDRLSSHVQHVSNHWQEYLDRWLKRLGIALTPSYLQHLVGGEPPQPTKLHAIAALDGLRGWACLLVFNFHFLFTYTWKVAVGWGFNNENYGILHLPIIHLLVSGHIMVAIFFVISGYVLSYKPLKMIRTRSWEQTLATLASSTFRRGLRLYIPSIVGIVLVFIAVRLGVYNYSLKVLNEGQTILGTNEQHPPLMKSFTKQFWDMYLTVVHLMDPWNWALYYNYYNPHLWTIPVEFRCSIVLFLTIIATSRVTAVARLSLVSGLVWFCMRWGRWDVVLFLSGMLMAEADLINGTWERPSVDEKPVHRGRSTLSRLSSRKFWIALFIFGLYLGSAPNTGYKWTPFYMWTWKITPKTYPEPHRFPQTLGAVLIVFSINHSKDIQKLFVNRLSQYLGKISFAFYIVHGPILHSLGYSLMPNIWKITGKQTDFQYCLGFLIGWLICLPVSLWAGDVFWRAVDIPSVKFARWVEDKVLVKMTGQQNSTPNAHIR; via the coding sequence ATGTTGCTCATTGACAAGGACACACGGCCTTCTCCTGCGATTCATGATATTCCCCTCGATGACCTGGAGTCAGGCCCATATGGAAGCAAGTCGTCCTTCAACTGGACGAATCTATCCGACTACACCCCCTCCCGTGTGCTCACACGTCCGGATCGGCTGTCTTCGCACGTACAGCACGTCTCAAATCACTGGCAGGAATATTTAGATCGTTGGCTTAAAAGATTGGGCATCGCGCTCACACCGAGCTATCTGCAACACTTGGTGGGTGGGGAGCCTCCCCAGCCCACAAAACTCCATGCGATCGCGGCGCTGGATGGCTTGAGAGGCTGGGCCTGTCTGCTGGTCTTCaattttcattttctcttcaCCTACACATGGAAAGTCGCAGTGGGATGGGGTTTCAATAACGAGAACTACGGgatccttcatcttcctaTCATTCACCTCCTGGTCTCCGGCCACATCATGGTTGCTATCTTCTTTGTGATATCGGGATATGTGCTATCCTACAAGCCTCTGAAGATGATCCGTACTCGCTCCTGGGAGCAAACACTGGCTACTTTGGCGTCCTCGACCTTTCGTCGCGGTCTCCGGCTGTACATCCCTTCTATTGTCGGTATCGTTCTGGTCTTTATTGCCGTGCGTCTCGGCGTCTACAACTATTCGCTGAAAGTCCTCAATGAAGGACAGACCATACTCGGCACGAACGAGCAGCATCCTCCGCTGATGAAGTCCTTTACGAAGCAGTTCTGGGACATGTACCTCACGGTGGTGCACCTCATGGACCCCTGGAACTGGGCGCTATACTACAACTATTACAACCCGCACCTGTGGACAATTCCAGTGGAGTTCCGGTGCTCGattgtcctcttcctcaccaTCATCGCAACCTCGCGCGTTACAGCTGTTGCTCGCCTCTCCCTCGTTAGCGGCCTAGTCTGGTTCTGTATGCGCTGGGGTCGGTGGGACGTCGTCCTGTTCCTGTCCGGCATGCTCATGGCTGAAGCCGATCTGATCAACGGTACATGGGAGCGCCCATCCGTAGACGAAAAGCCTGTGCATCGCGGCCGGTCCACCCTCTCCCGCCTCTCAAGCCGCAAATTCTGGATTgccctcttcatcttcggccTCTATCTCGGCTCCGCTCCGAACACAGGCTACAAATGGACCCCATTCTACATGTGGACGTGGAAAATCACCCCCAAGACCTACCCCGAACCCCACCGCTTTCCGCAGACGCTCGGTGCAGTCCTGATTGTCTTCAGCATAAATCACTCCAAGGATATCCAGAAACTTTTTGTTAACCGACTGTCGCAATATCTAGGCAAAATCTCCTTTGCCTTTTACATCGTACACGGACCTATCCTGCATTCCCTGGGCTACTCGCTTATGCCGAATATCTGGAAAATCACCGGCAAGCAGACCGATTTCCAGTACTGCCTGGGTTTTCTCATCGGGTGGCTCATTTGCTTGCCCGTTTCCCTCTGGGCGGGCGACGTCTTCTGGCGCGCAGTCGACATCCCTAGCGTCAAATTCGCCCGGTGGGTGGAGGATAAAGTGCTTGTCAAGATGACCGGGCAGCAAAATTCAACGCCGAACGCACATATTCGCTAG
- a CDS encoding putative pantetheine-phosphate adenylyltransferase translates to MASDDGPQEIAALLLLPPPPAVKFEQFKGAYEPTLSTVFSKLCKTLNGVNSIAILDIAISIPGLVSRSSQPRAKIFPSLQHYLANIYRLIGIVSAEHSIELDAPGGIDARVIFIDFPTTSAEDRQAPRHGPILDLHSLANSARLWDWIYYPENKAGQQLATAFDSIYSKNKDPNAGSLHALSNQPDWPSPRTLIVPEVKAQSPHYSVAVGGTFDHFHIGHKLLLTATALALEPVEEFDPIPERYLTVGVTGDALLKNKKYAEFLESWDDRCQSTSSFLLAIMDFSRPNESAPRIERVSQPGPNGHYVLMKVRCGLTLKLVQITDPFGPTITDESIDALVVSAETRSGGAAVNDERAKKGWKSLDVFEIDVLHSGEVPTTDGESFASKISSTDIRRRRMEMATAQ, encoded by the coding sequence ATGGCTTCCGATGATGGTCCACAGGAGATTGCAGctctcctgcttctccctcctcccccgGCTGTAAAGTTTGAGCAATTCAAGGGTGCTTATGAACCGACCTTGTCTACTGTTTTTTCCAAGCTCTGCAAGACGCTTAATGGCGTTAATAGCATTGCAATTCTAGACATCGCTATTTCCATACCAGGTCTGGTTTCACGAAGCTCTCAACCTCGGGCGAAAATTTTCCCAAGCCTTCAGCATTACTTGGCAAATATCTACAGGCTGATTGGAATCGTCAGCGCGGAGCACAGCATTGAGCTGGATGCCCCTGGTGGCATCGATGCTCGGGTAATATTCATTGATTTTCCAACGACCTCGGCAGAGGATCGTCAGGCTCCACGACATGGACCGATCCTCGATTTGCATTCGCTGGCGAATTCTGCGCGTCTATGGGACTGGATCTACTATCCTGAAAACAAAGCAGGTCAACAACTCGCAACAGCGTTTGATAGCATCTACTCAAAAAACAAAGACCCGAACGCTGGTTCTTTGCATGCACTCTCAAATCAGCCCGACTGGCCCTCTCCCAGGACATTGATAGTCCCCGAAGTTAAGGCTCAATCGCCGCATTATTCAGTGGCCGTAGGGGGCACGTTTGATCACTTCCATATTGGACATAAGCTTCTCCTCACTGCCACTGCGTTGGCTCTGGAGCCCGTGGAAGAGTTCGATCCGATCCCTGAGCGATATCTGACTGTGGGCGTTACCGGAGATGCATTGTTGAAGAACAAAAAGTATGCTGAATTTCTGGAGAGCTGGGATGACCGATGTCAAAGCACCTCGTCCTTCCTTTTGGCGATTATGGATTTCAGCCGTCCAAACGAAAGTGCGCCGCGCATTGAGCGGGTATCACAGCCGGGGCCCAATGGCCATTATGTGCTAATGAAGGTCCGTTGCGGCTTGACGCTGAAATTGGTACAAATCACGGACCCGTTTGGACCGACGATCACCGATGAAAGCATCGATGCTCTCGTGGTGTCTGCGGAAACTCGCTCGGGAGGCGCAGCTGTCAATGATGAGCGAGCGAAGAAGGGGTGGAAAAGCCTCGATGTCTTCGAGATAGATGTCCTACATTCTGGGGAGGTTCCCACAACGGATGGCGAAAGCTTTGCGTCGAAAATAAGCAGTACAGATATCAGACGACGTCGTATGGAAATGGCCACGGCTCAGTAA
- a CDS encoding F-box domain protein, translating to MNHARHIYDLADELLSEILSFLLELDTPMKRASQTFYQREPQCTGDAHLHLYGEKSDLDRFRLVCKRFRRIGAPTKFRRFVLRFSRNEFGRLEDFLTMQLACHVRYFTYMVRPFYTENGWPLILTEIEKTDPPLFNTIKHRLQDQQQIIQENQDLLLLRRAIASFSGLQQVKLLRLQDEADELLMGHNQRGSMERSAMLEWEPACTRAVTNLAISLLESNCTSIRFVGPQMSSDSMIKLLQTPPMIFSALGARLLSLDINFQSYTGMATTMSNVSSVFYDFFQAARNLTAVHFGVPGNGSVFLPLKQMLYRVQWKRLQTVSLQGWCLEADDIITIFLQHKLQIRDIRLINVHLRDGRWRDVLACLREEMEQLERIDLHDIDYVRRTQSADHTNGSSSRHSNGSGAGLGMIEAIPALSLVSHLPSGPPQPVTFDDDYMSLAPRGTSRRSIPKATMQKLRTLTVDDLGDDGVAVKREQIFLWEAWILSSSRTSFSRQ from the exons ATGAACCACGCGCGACATATTTACGACTTGGCGGACGAATTGCTAAGTGAAATCCTCTCGTTCCTCCTGGAGTTGGATACTCCGATGAAAAGAGCATCTCAGACGTTCTATCAGCGTGAGCCGCAATGCACTGGGGATGCGCACCTTCATTTGTATGGGGAGAAGTCCGACTTGGATCGGTTCAGGCTTGTGTGCAAGCGATTCAGGCGAATCGGAGCTCCAACCAAATTCCGTCGATTTGTCCTGCGATTTTCACGGAATGAATTTGGACGATTGGAAGATTTCTTGACTATGCAACTCGCCTGTCATGTGAGGTATTTCACTTACATGGTGCGACCATTCTATACAGAAAACG GCTGGCCGTTGATCTTGACTGAAATAGAAAAGACGGATCCTCCACTATTCAACACAATCAAGCATCGGTTGCAGGACCAACAACAGATCATTCAGGAAAACCAGGATCTTCTCTTGCTGCGGCGTGCAATAGCGTCGTTTTCGGGTCTTCAGCAGGTCAAACTACTGAGATTACAAGACGAGGCGGATGAACTATTGATGGGACACAATCAAAGAGGCTCGATGGAGAGATCTGCCATGCTGGAATGGGAGCCCGCTTGCACTCGAGCAGTGACAAATCTGGCGATTTCTCTCCTGGAATCAAATTGTACCTCCATTCGCTTTGTTGGGCCCCAAATGAGTTCCGATTCCATGATCAAGCTACTACAGACTCCCCCCATGATTTTCTCCGCCTTGGGAGCACGATTGCTGAGCCTGGATATCAACTTCCAGTCGTACACTGGGATGGCCACTACAATGTCAAACGTGTCTAGCGTCTTCTATGATTTCTTCCAGGCGGCTCGAAATCTGACTGCTGTCCATTTCGGAGTTCCTGGCAATGGATCTGTATTTCTCCCACTAAAACAGATGCTTTATCGCGTCCAATGGAAACGGCTTCAAACTGTCAGCCTGCAGGGTTGGTGCCTGGAAGCAGACGACATCATCACAATATTCCTTCAACACAAGCTACAGATTCGCGACATCAGGCTCATCAATGTGCACCTTCGAGACGGACGCTGGCGGGACGTGTTAGCCTGCCTCCGCGAAGAGATGGAGCAATTGGAACGTATAGACCTGCACGACATCGATTATGTCAGACGAACACAATCCGCCGACCACACGAACGGTAGCAGTAGCAGGCATAGTAACGGCAGCGGCGCGGGGCTTGGTATGATAGAGGCCATTCCAGCGCTCTCCCTCGTGTCTCATCTGCCCTCTGGCCCTCCCCAGCCAGTCACTTTTGACGATGACTACATGTCATTAGCTCCGCGAGGCacatcgaggagatcaatACCAAAGGCGACCATGCAAAAGCTCCGCACTCTGACAGTCGACGACCTTGGAGACGATGGCGTCGCAGTCAAGCGAGAACAGATTTTCCTCTGGGAAGCGTGGATTCTTTCGAGTTCACGAACGTCCTTTTCAAGGCAGTGA
- a CDS encoding putative regulatory protein Ral2 — protein MMSRSQSSLGYMDTGRDEPSTSGASPGYQQPPSTAGPINLSGLVCNVRRTTGREPHPLVGATTTILGDKLYVFGGRVLSKTRPQLTSDLYELDLIRRHWTKIEATGDIPRPRYFHSVCALGDNKLVCYGGMSPAPNASKESASNGASGQEGQPEVVVMSDIHIFDVPSRTWTRVPATDSPQGRYAHCATILPSSAFFTSASAPLSAIHHNPASSNPHQGTIGVDIDGFGGAEMVVVGGQDSSNHYIEQISVFNLRSLKWTNTSSLGRSCGAYRSVVAPLIEMKVADIGSAAADREAQEPVEESEVEGCPMLIYSNYNFLDVKLELQVRLPDGRLIEKPMHSAASPPGLRFPNGGVINGHFVVSGTYLTSSKQEYALWALDLKTLTWGRIDAGGSVFGHGSWNRGVLWARRNTFVVLGHRKRSLVEDYNHRRINFSHVCMVELEAFGLYNNPCRTAPTSGYISHSAPSVPASLQHKLTQLTSGGRPFSPASDELGKLAQSLPEIADMELQAAGGERIPVNSRILSRRWGPYFIQLLRESSDTGVSDTATLRGAIPMYPSRNSSITITPSIGQNSSYSSASTLVSNHSNPSKSLLSNLEIPSAHTLPPTSRPRVLYLPHTFLTLRVLVYYLYTSSLPPVGSSLCTPQILCSLLQLARPYQVDGLLEATVERLHQILDGRNAAAVFNAAAMAAGGGRGTGFTSGPGGTLEALNGAHAAASEIANGGAGTRTGTDASQNSHLTSDSSDTEHGTTSAFSTTSGSGAASAPSSRGIPLRINTNLFGRSHHHTDRDREDSISNASTATSVSSYDYSDSEFTGSESQSQPRRRRVRRDTDAQLRPHREIWTGDLSSVIGLQKRGLRGLMEGRRLMRERNAKPGSSGGLTSLPATAVDQSAASGV, from the coding sequence ATGATGTCAAGAAGTCAGTCAAGTTTGGGTTACATGGATACAGGCAGGGATGAACCCTCCACGTCTGGGGCCTCTCCAGGATATCAACAACCGCCATCTACAGCCGGTCCGATCAATCTGTCGGGCCTAGTCTGCAATGTACGCCGGACGACAGGCAGAGAACCACACCCGCTGGTGggagccaccaccactaTCCTCGGCGACAAGCTCTACGTGTTCGGAGGCCGCGTTCTATCGAAGACTCGCCCGCAGCTGACGTCGGATCTGTATGAGCTGGACTTGATCCGGCGGCACTGGACGAAGATCGAAGCCACCGGCGATATCCCCCGCCCGCGATATTTCCACAGCGTATGTGCTCTTGGTGATAATAAGCTGGTCTGTTATGGAGGCATGTCACCTGCCCCGAATGCGTCCAAGGAGTCAGCGAGCAATGGCGCATCAGGGCAGGAAGGGCAGCCGGAAGTTGTGGTCATGTCGGATATACACATCTTCGACGTACCGTCTCGAACGTGGACGAGAGTCCCCGCTACAGACTCGCCTCAGGGTCGATATGCTCATTGCGCGACTATCCTCCCGTCAAgcgccttcttcacctccgcTAGTGCTCCACTCTCCGCTATCCACCATAACCCCGCATCGTCCAACCCCCATCAGGGGACTATTGGTGTCGACATAGATGGATTTGGTGGTGCCGAAATGGTAGTGGTAGGAGGGCAGGATAGTTCGAATCACTATATCGAGCAGATCAGTGTATTCAACCTCCGCAGCCTGAAGTGGACGAACACAAGCTCGCTCGGAAGAAGCTGTGGCGCCTATCGTAGTGTTGTTGCTCCGTTGATTGAAATGAAAGTGGCAGACATCGGGTCTGCTGCCGCCGACCGGGAAGCGCAGGAGCCAGTGGAGGAATCGGAGGTGGAAGGCTGTCCCATGCTGATATATTCCAACTACAACTTCCTGGATGTCAAGCTGGAGCTCCAGGTGCGTTTGCCGGATGGTCGCTTGATTGAGAAGCCAATGCACAGTGCAGCGTCGCCGCCGGGCCTGAGATTCCCCAACGGCGGTGTGATCAACGGGCATTTCGTTGTGAGCGGCACCTACTTGACCTCGTCCAAACAGGAGTATGCGCTCTGGGCGCTCGATCTGAAGACTCTCACATGGGGTCGGATCGATGCCGGAGGGTCTGTATTCGGTCATGGCAGCTGGAACCGCGGAGTGCTATGGGCAAGACGGAATACCTTTGTGGTTCTGGGACACCGAAAGCGTAGTCTGGTCGAGGATTACAACCATCGTCGAATCAACTTCTCTCACGTCTGCATGGTCGAGTTGGAGGCCTTCGGGTTGTACAACAATCCATGTAGAACCGCGCCAACTTCCGGGTACATCTCGCACAGTGCACCTTCAGTTCCTGCGTCTCTACAACACAAGTTGACTCAGTTGACGTCGGGTGGAAGGCCGTTCTCACCCGCGTCTGACGAACTGGGCAAACTTGCCCAGTCTCTTCCTGAAATAGCGGACATGGAGCTTCAGGCCGCTGGTGGGGAACGGATCCCCGTCAACTCGCGGATTCTTTCCCGGCGATGGGGCCCTTATttcatccagctccttcgCGAGTCATCCGACACTGGTGTTTCCGATACGGCGACCCTGCGTGGAGCGATCCCGATGTACCCCAGTCGAAACTCAAGCATCACCATTACCCCCTCGATAGGACAAAATAGTTCCTACTCCAGTGCCAGCACCCTTGTCAGCAACCACTCGAACCCTTCCAAGTCTTTGTTATCGAATCTTGAGATACCCTCTGCTCATACCTTACCCCCTACCTCTCGACCGCGTGTTTTGTACCTCCCCCACACATTTCTCACTCTCCGAGTCCTCGTCTACTACCTGTACACCTCGTCGCTCCCACCCGTCGGATCTTCCCTTTGCACGCCCCAAATTCTTTGCTCCCTCCTTCAACTTGCCCGCCCCTACCAGGTAGACGGCCTCCTCGAGGCGACCGTCGAGCGACTCCACCAAATCCTCGATGGTCGTAacgccgccgccgtcttcAATGCAGCCGCCATGGCCGCCGGCGGCGGGAGAGGCACCGGCTTCACCAGCGGACCCGGCGGCACCCTCGAGGCCTTGAACGGCGCACATGCAGCCGCCAGTGAAATCGCTAACGGTGGCGCCGGCACCAGAACAGGCACCGACGCCTCGCAGAACAGCCATCTCACCTCCGACTCCTCCGACACCGAACACGGCACCACTTCCGCCTTCTCTACCACTAGCGGCAGCGGCGCTGCCAGCGCGCCCTCCTCCCGCGGCATCCCGCTACGCATCAACACCAACCTCTTCGGTCGCAGCCATCACCACACTGACCGCGACCGCGAGGACTCTATCAGCAACGCCAGCACCGCCACCTCCGTGTCGAGCTACGACTACTCAGACTCCGAATTCACCGGTAGCgagtcgcagtcgcagcccCGTCGACGCCGTGTCCGCCGCGACACGGACGCCCAGCTCCGGCCCCACAGAGAGATCTGGACGGGCGATCTGAGCAGCGTCATCGGCTTGCAGAAACGGGGCCTCCGCGGCCTCATGGAGGGCCGAAGGCTAATGAGAGAACGCAATGCCAAACCCGGAAGCTCGGGTGGTTTGACATCTCTGCCTGCGACCGCTGTAGATCAGAGTGCCGCTTCCGGCGTGTAG
- the prx1 gene encoding peroxiredoxin has product MAQERAAPLRLGSTAPDFEADTSNGPISFHKFIGDSWAILFSHPDDFTPVCTTELGAFAKLEPEFAARNVKLIGLSANGTDSHKAWIKDIDEVNGSKLTFPIIADPSRKIAHLYDMVDYQDTTNVDEKGIAFTIRSVFIIDPAKKIRLIMAYPASTGRNTAEVLRVVDALQTTDKHGVTCPINWLPGDDVIIPPPVSTEDAKKKFGEIREVKPYLRFTTLKQ; this is encoded by the exons ATGGCCCAGGAACGTGCTGCTCC TCTCCGTCTCGGCTCTACTGCCCCTGACTTCGAAGCTGATACCTCCAATGGTCCTATCTCCTTCCACAAGTTCATTGGCGACAGCTGGGCTATCCTCTTCTCCCACCCT GATGACTTCACGCCCGTCTGCACCACCGAGCTCGGTGCTTTCGCTAAGCTCGAGCCCGAGTTCGCTGCCCGCAATGTCAAGCTGATTGGTCTT AGCGCCAATGGCACCGACTCCCACAAGGCCTGGATCAAGGACATCGACGAGGTCAATGGCTCCAAGCTCACCTTCCCCATCATTGCCGACCCCAGCCGCAAGATTGCCCACCTGTACGATATGGTTGACTACCAGGACACTACCAACGTCGACGAGAAGGGCATCGCTTTCACTATCCGTTCCGTTTTCATTATTGACCCTGCCAAGAAGATCCGTCTGATCATGGCCTACCCCGCCTCCACTGGCCGTAACACCGCCGAGGTTCTCCGTGTGGTTGATGCCCTCCAGACCACCGACAAGCACGGCGTTACCTGCCCCATCAACTGGCTCCCCGGTGACGATGTCATCATTCCCCCTCCAGTCTCCACTGAGGATGCTAAGAAGAAGTTTGGCGAGATCCGTGAGGTCAAGCC TTACCTGCGCTTCACCACTCTTAAGCAGTGA
- a CDS encoding EVE domain-containing protein produces MGRKRKSEGAADSNPPKRPAIDPYTGEPRKRGRPRKYPPGQEPPPPPGPKRGRGRPRKDGTIRSPNSAPETPQGPKRPVGRPRKNPVQNGTETPSRPILSESEEPKIDDEESDRSYWLMKAEPESRMEKGVDVKFSIDDLQAAEKPEPWDARNHIRAMKKGDYAFFYHSNCKVPGVVGMMEIVQEHTPDESAFDPAHPYYDPKSKRDNPKWEVVHVEFRRKFKKMVTLNDLKAHATPGGPLEDLQVLKQTRLSVSSVTPAQWKFILGLAGESSESAE; encoded by the exons ATGGGCCGAAAGCGCAAGTCCGAAGGCGCTGCCGATAGCAACCCTCCAAAGAGA CCTGCAATTGATCCTTACACGGGCGAGCCCAGGAAAAGAGGTCGTCCCAGAAAGTATCCGCCTGGTCAGgagccaccacctcctccgggACCCAAAAGAGGCCGAGGCCGTCCCCGAAAGGACGGGACCATCAGAT CCCCAAATTCGGCACCCGAAACTCCCCAGGGCCCGAAGCGACCAGTGGGAAGACCCAGGAAAAACCCCGTACAGAACGGAACCGAGACACCATCGCGACCGATACTCTCAGAATCGGAAGAGCCGAaaattgatgatgaggagagtGACCGGTCATATTGGTTGATGAAGGCAGAGCCTGAGTCGCGCATGGAGAAAGGAGTTGATGTCAAGTTTTCCATTGATGATCTGCAGGCGGCTGAGAAGCCAGAGCCGTGGGATG CACGGAATCACATTCgggcgatgaagaagggtgaTTACGCTTTTTTCTATCATTCCAACTGCAAAGTGCCTGGAGTCGTAGGCATGATGGAAATTGTGCAAGAACACACACCAGATG AGTCTGCATTCGACCCTGCTCACCCGTACTACGACCCAAAGTCGAAAAGAGACAACCCAAAATGGGAAGTCGTTCACGTCGAGTTCCGTCGCaaattcaagaagatggtcACACTCAACGACCTCAAGGCTCACGCGACGCCCGGCGGTCCTCTTGAGGATCTACAAGTTCTGAAGCAGACTCGACTCAGCGTTTCCTCTGTGACGCCAGCACAATGGAAGTTCATTCTGGGGTTGGCGGGCGAGTCATCAGAGTCCGCGGAATAA
- a CDS encoding aldehyde dehydrogenase family protein: MNIPSFLLRLRLRCLHPTTPLHIPSTLRSIIPNNPTFSHRHFHSTRIIMSDVVLQLTAPNGRKYSQPIGLFINNEFVPSKSGEKFATINPSDESEIASVYAAGEEDIDIAVKAARKALKDPSWKMLPATDRGNLMLKLADLVEQHRETLATIETWDNGKPYSVAFNDDLGEVINTIRYCAGWADKVHGQTISTTSAKFAYTLRQPIGVVGQIIPWNFPLAMAAWKLGPALACGNTVVMKPAEQTPLSILYLATLIKEAGFPPGVVNILNGFGRVAGSALVNHPDVDKVAFTGSTATGREIMKMAAGTMKNITLETGGKSPLLVFDDADLEQSAKWAHIGIMYNQGQVCTATSRILVHESVYDRFVTLFKEAVATTSKVGDPFADDTFQGPQVTKAQYERVLSYIEAGKNEGATLVAGGEPYKNVKDGKGFFIAPTIFTNVKDDMRIYREEVFGPFVVISSFKTEEEAITRANDTTYGLGAAVFTKDIERAHRVASEIEAGMVWINSSNDSDFRVPFGGVKQSGIGRELGEAGLEAYTQIKAVHVNLGTKL; encoded by the exons ATGAACATCCCCTCTTTTCTCCTCCGACTGCGCCTGCGCTGTCTCCATCCTACTACTCCGCTTCACATCCCTTCCACTCTCCGTAGCATCATCCCCAACAACCCCACCTTCTCTCATCGACACTTCCACAGCACTCGTATCATCATGTCGGACGTTGTGCTTCAACTGACAGCTCCCAACGGGCGCAAGTACTCGCAGCCGATTGGTTTATTCATCAACAATGAGTTTGTTCCGTCCAAGTCAGGCGAGAAGTTCGCCACGATCAATCCTTC GGACGAGTCTGAAATTGCTTCCGTCTATGCTGcgggggaggaggatattGATATCGCCGTCAAGGCAGCCCGGAAGGCTCTTAAGGATCCTTCCTGGAAGATGTTGCCAGCTACCGATCGGGGGAACCTGATGTTGAAGCTGGCGGATCTGGTAGAGCAGCACCGGGAGACTTTGGCGACCATTGAGACTTGGGATAACG GAAAACCATACTCTGTCGCATTTAATGATGACCTCGGAGAAGtcatcaacaccatcagATACTGTGCCGGATGGGCCGACAAGGTCCACGGACAGACGATCAGCACCACTTCAGCGAAATTCGCTTACACGCTCCGTCAGCCGATCGGTGTGGTCGGCCAGATCATCCCCTGGAACTTCCCTCTGGCCATGGCTGCTTGGAAGCTCGGCCCTGCCCTGGCATGTGGTAACACCGTCGTGATGAAGCCTGCTGAACAGACTCCCCTGAGTATTCTCTACCTGGCCACTCTGATCAAGGAAGCGGGCTTTCCCCCGGGTGTGGTCAACATTCTGAATGGCTTCGGTCGAGTCGCGGGCAGCGCCCTCGTGAACCACCCTGATGTGGACAAGGTTGCCTTTACCGGGTCGACTGCGACCGGTCGcgagatcatgaagatggccgCCGGCACTATGAAGAACATCACCCTGGAGACTGGTGGCAAGTCTCCACTGCTGGTCTTTGATGACGCGGATCTGGAGCAGTCGGCCAAGTGGGCGCACATTGGCATCATGTACAACCAGGGACAGGTGTGCACTGCGACCTCGCGGATCCTTGTTCACGAGTCCGTCTATGACCGATTCGTTACTCTGTTCAAGGAAGCCGTGGCGACAACCAGCAAGGTTGGCGATCCATTCGCCGACGACACCTTCCAGGGACCCCAGGTTACCAAAGCCCAGTATGAGCGGGTGCTCTCTTACATCGAGGCTGGCAAGAATGAGGGCGCCACCCTTGTTGCCGGTGGCGAGCCCTACAAGAACGTCAAGGACGGCAAAGGCTTTTTCATCGCACCGACCATCTTCACCAACGTCAAGGACGACATGCGGATCTACCGCGAAGAGGTTTTCGGCCCATTTGTCGTGATCTCAAGCTtcaagaccgaggaggaggccatcACTCGGGCCAACGACACGACCTACGGGCTGGGTGCAGCTGTCTTCACCAAGGATATTGAGCGGGCGCACCGCGTGGCTTCGGAGATCGAAGCCGGCATGGTCTGGATCAATAGCAGCAATGACAGCGACTTCCGTGTCCCCTTTGGTGGCGTGAAGCAGAGCGGTATTGGTCGGGAACTGGGCGAGGCGGGTCTCGAGGCATACACGCAGATCAAGGCCGTTCACGTCAATTTGGGAACCAAGCTGTAG